In Deinococcus maricopensis DSM 21211, one genomic interval encodes:
- a CDS encoding ABC transporter permease, with the protein MPYLLRKFFLLLFTLWVAVTLNFILPRLVPGDPIGAMIAKYQGRLDPTAVDALKLAYGLNDQGGPLTQYVSYLGRLLHGDFGRSIAQFPTPVSDVIRQAAPWTIGLVGVCTILAFLIGSALGLYSAWRRGRPLADALPPVALFLNSMPYFWFALLLLYVLAFKNNVFPLGGNLDPFVKTFTPEWWSSMLRHAVLPALTIVVTAAGGWLITMRNNVMSVMGEDYIAFARAKGLTERHLLNRYVLRNALLPSFTAFGMALGFVVGGSILTETVFSYPGLGLQLYTAVTGLDYPLMQAIFLFIALAVLIANFLVDALYAVLDPRVRDGSGA; encoded by the coding sequence GTGCCGTACCTGCTCCGAAAATTCTTCCTGCTGCTGTTCACGCTGTGGGTGGCGGTCACCCTCAACTTCATCCTGCCGCGCCTCGTGCCCGGCGACCCCATCGGCGCGATGATCGCCAAGTACCAGGGCCGCCTGGACCCGACCGCCGTGGACGCCCTCAAGCTCGCGTACGGCCTGAACGACCAGGGCGGGCCGCTCACGCAGTACGTCTCGTACCTCGGGCGGCTGCTGCACGGTGACTTCGGGCGGTCCATCGCGCAGTTCCCGACGCCCGTCAGCGACGTGATCCGTCAGGCGGCGCCGTGGACGATCGGGCTGGTCGGCGTGTGCACGATCCTCGCGTTCCTGATCGGCAGCGCGCTCGGGCTGTACAGCGCGTGGCGGCGCGGGCGGCCCCTCGCGGACGCCCTGCCGCCCGTGGCGCTCTTCCTGAACAGCATGCCGTACTTCTGGTTCGCGCTGCTGCTGCTGTACGTGCTGGCGTTCAAGAACAACGTCTTCCCGCTCGGCGGGAACCTCGACCCGTTCGTGAAGACGTTCACGCCCGAGTGGTGGTCGAGCATGCTGCGCCACGCGGTCCTGCCGGCCCTCACCATCGTCGTCACCGCGGCGGGCGGGTGGCTGATCACCATGCGCAACAACGTCATGAGCGTCATGGGTGAGGACTACATCGCGTTCGCGCGCGCCAAGGGCCTCACCGAGCGGCACCTGCTGAACCGCTACGTGCTGCGCAACGCCCTGCTGCCGAGCTTCACGGCGTTCGGCATGGCGCTCGGCTTCGTGGTGGGCGGCAGCATCCTCACCGAAACGGTGTTCAGCTACCCCGGCCTGGGCCTGCAGCTCTACACCGCCGTGACCGGCCTCGACTACCCGCTCATGCAGGCGATCTTCCTGTTCATTGCGCTCGCGGTGCTCATCGCGAACTTCCTGGTGGACGCGCTGTACGCCGTGCTCGACCCGCGCGTGCGCGATGGGAGCGGCGCGTGA
- a CDS encoding dipeptide/oligopeptide/nickel ABC transporter permease/ATP-binding protein, whose translation MNGVLTILRRSPRAAVGAALLLLMVLLAVGAPLLTHVSPTSQDFGTWLKPGGAHPLGTTALGQDILAQLLYGARLTLLIGFTAGLIATFIATAVGLTAAYFGGRTDEIINVLINVFLVLPGLPLLIIASAFLRGGGVLAIIVVIGLTGWAWGARVLRSQALALRGRDFVQAAVATGEGAGRVIFAEMLPNLAGLIAASFFSTALYAVLSEASLAFIGIGDVSQVTWGTMLYWAQARGALLQGAWWWIAAPGLAIALLGTAFALINFGIDEVTNPKVIHATKATRVLRRGGQAPAEPASGPEPLLALRHLDAGYVTPGGQVRAVRDVSLDVAPGEFLGLAGESGCGKSTLAFAATRLLEAPGAVFGGEARLGGRDLLALTPEELRRVRWRDYSLVFQASMNVLNPVLRVREQVYDAMQAHGVRDRAALEARARELFQLVGLRADDLSAYPHQLSGGMKQRVVIAIALALEPKLVIMDEPTTALDVVVQRQILQEIDDVRRRLGIAVVFITHDLSLLVEMSDRIAIMYAGEVVEEAPAAQLYAHPKHPYTRQLMSAFPPLDGPRERREGIPGRPPALNADIPYCPFFARCPARMPGLCDAHKPANVEVSAAHRVACFLHSPATKEEPHAALASD comes from the coding sequence GTGAACGGCGTCCTGACCATCCTGCGGCGCTCCCCGCGCGCCGCTGTCGGCGCGGCCCTGCTGCTCCTGATGGTGCTCCTGGCGGTCGGCGCGCCGCTGCTCACGCACGTCAGCCCCACGTCGCAGGACTTCGGCACGTGGCTCAAGCCCGGCGGCGCGCACCCGCTCGGCACGACCGCGCTCGGGCAGGACATCCTCGCGCAGCTGCTGTACGGCGCGCGCCTCACGCTGCTGATCGGCTTCACCGCCGGGCTGATCGCCACGTTCATCGCCACGGCCGTCGGCCTGACCGCCGCGTACTTCGGCGGTCGCACCGACGAGATCATCAACGTCCTCATCAACGTGTTCCTGGTGCTGCCGGGGCTGCCGCTCCTGATCATCGCGTCCGCGTTCCTGCGCGGCGGCGGCGTCCTCGCGATCATCGTCGTGATCGGCCTGACCGGCTGGGCGTGGGGCGCGCGCGTGCTGCGCTCGCAGGCGCTCGCGCTGCGCGGCCGCGACTTCGTGCAGGCGGCCGTCGCCACCGGCGAGGGCGCGGGCCGCGTGATCTTCGCGGAAATGCTCCCGAACCTCGCGGGCCTGATTGCCGCGAGCTTCTTCAGCACCGCGCTGTACGCGGTGCTCAGCGAAGCGAGCCTCGCGTTCATCGGCATCGGCGACGTGTCGCAGGTGACGTGGGGCACCATGCTGTACTGGGCGCAGGCGCGCGGCGCGCTGCTGCAGGGCGCGTGGTGGTGGATCGCCGCGCCCGGCCTGGCCATCGCGCTGCTCGGCACGGCGTTCGCGCTGATCAACTTCGGCATTGACGAGGTCACGAACCCGAAAGTCATTCATGCGACGAAGGCCACGCGCGTGCTCCGCCGGGGCGGCCAGGCCCCGGCGGAACCGGCGAGCGGGCCGGAGCCCCTGCTGGCGCTGCGGCACCTCGACGCCGGGTACGTCACGCCGGGTGGGCAGGTCCGCGCCGTGCGGGACGTGAGCCTCGATGTGGCGCCCGGTGAGTTCCTGGGCCTCGCCGGCGAGTCCGGCTGCGGGAAGAGCACGCTGGCGTTCGCCGCGACGCGCCTGCTCGAAGCGCCCGGCGCGGTGTTCGGCGGGGAGGCGCGCCTGGGGGGGCGCGACCTGCTGGCCCTCACGCCTGAGGAGCTGCGCCGCGTGCGCTGGCGCGACTACAGCCTGGTGTTTCAGGCGAGCATGAACGTCCTGAACCCGGTGCTGCGCGTGCGCGAGCAGGTGTACGACGCCATGCAGGCGCACGGCGTGCGGGACCGGGCGGCCCTGGAAGCGCGCGCGCGGGAGCTGTTCCAGCTGGTGGGCCTTCGGGCCGACGACCTGAGCGCCTACCCGCACCAGCTGTCCGGCGGCATGAAGCAGCGCGTCGTGATTGCCATTGCGCTCGCGCTCGAACCGAAACTCGTGATCATGGACGAACCCACCACCGCGCTTGACGTGGTCGTGCAGCGGCAGATCCTGCAGGAGATCGATGACGTGCGCCGCCGCCTCGGCATCGCCGTGGTGTTCATCACGCACGACCTGAGCCTGCTCGTCGAGATGAGCGACCGCATCGCCATCATGTACGCCGGCGAGGTCGTCGAGGAAGCGCCCGCCGCGCAGCTGTACGCGCACCCCAAGCACCCGTACACGCGGCAGCTGATGAGTGCGTTTCCGCCGCTGGACGGCCCGCGCGAACGCCGCGAGGGCATCCCCGGTCGGCCCCCGGCGCTCAACGCGGACATCCCGTACTGCCCGTTCTTCGCGCGCTGCCCCGCCCGTATGCCCGGCCTGTGCGACGCGCACAAGCCGGCGAACGTGGAGGTCAGCGCCGCGCACCGCGTCGCGTGCTTCCTGCACTCGCCCGCCACCAAGGAGGAACCGCATGCTGCGCTCGCCAGCGACTGA
- a CDS encoding ABC transporter ATP-binding protein — translation MLRSPATEASTPPALDLQGLTKVFRVGRAGQAVTAVNDVTLSIRHGEVLGLVGESGSGKSTIARLIARLHEPTGGHMRLNGADVPRRLGGRPLRRFRRDVQMIFQDPFASLNPLHTVGYILSRPLRIHGLARGRDVGAQVNALLDRVGLSPGASYAAKRPHELSGGQRQRVVIARALAARPSLILADEPTSALDVSIRLDIMNLLLDLRDGEGLSMLFITHDLAGARYMADRIAVMYAGHVVEVGPAERVIGNPQMPYTQLLKAAAPNPDGPQGRIEARGEVPDLKNLPPGCPFEPRCPHARPACREGLPKLYAVGVDHAARCILHDPALAAQPPLRPATPA, via the coding sequence ATGCTGCGCTCGCCAGCGACTGAAGCGTCCACGCCGCCTGCCCTGGACCTCCAGGGCCTCACGAAGGTCTTCCGGGTGGGCCGCGCCGGGCAGGCCGTCACCGCCGTGAACGACGTGACGCTCAGCATCCGCCACGGCGAGGTGCTCGGCCTGGTCGGCGAGTCCGGCAGCGGCAAGAGCACCATCGCGCGCCTCATCGCGCGGCTGCACGAACCCACCGGCGGGCACATGCGCCTGAACGGCGCGGACGTGCCGCGCCGCCTGGGCGGGCGGCCCCTGCGCCGCTTCCGGCGCGACGTGCAGATGATCTTCCAGGACCCCTTCGCGAGCCTGAACCCGCTGCACACGGTCGGGTACATCCTGTCGCGCCCGCTGCGCATTCACGGCCTCGCGCGCGGCCGGGACGTGGGCGCGCAGGTGAATGCCCTGCTCGACCGGGTAGGCCTGTCGCCCGGCGCGAGCTACGCCGCGAAACGCCCGCACGAACTCAGCGGCGGCCAGCGGCAGCGGGTGGTCATCGCCCGCGCGCTGGCGGCCCGCCCGAGCCTGATTCTCGCGGACGAACCCACCAGCGCCCTCGACGTGTCCATCCGGCTCGACATCATGAACCTGCTGCTTGACCTGCGCGACGGCGAAGGGCTGAGCATGCTGTTCATCACGCACGACCTGGCGGGCGCGCGCTACATGGCGGACCGCATCGCCGTGATGTACGCCGGGCACGTCGTCGAGGTCGGCCCAGCCGAACGCGTCATCGGCAACCCGCAGATGCCGTACACGCAGCTGCTCAAGGCGGCCGCGCCGAACCCTGACGGGCCGCAGGGCCGCATCGAGGCGCGCGGCGAGGTGCCGGACCTGAAGAACCTCCCGCCCGGCTGCCCGTTCGAGCCGCGCTGCCCGCACGCCCGCCCCGCCTGCCGCGAAGGCCTCCCGAAGCTGTACGCCGTCGGCGTGGACCACGCCGCGCGCTGCATCCTGCACGACCCAGCCCTCGCGGCGCAGCCGCCTCTGCGGCCCGCCACGCCCGCGTGA
- a CDS encoding glycoside hydrolase family 3 protein has product MTHPLTPQGQQFVEDLLAQMTLDEKIGQMTQPEKNSVKGGDVARLALGSLLSGGGGNPEPNTPETWRDMVLGFAREARTSRLGIPLLYGVDAVHGHNNVVGATIFPHNIGLGATRDADLVRRIGRATAREVSATGVRWDFAPAVSIPQDVRWGRTYEGYSQDTGVVSELATAFIEGLRGDAWNTPTSVLPSVKHFVADAATNWGSSTRVNRDTLNVDRTLAIAQMGESFVDLLDKGAWQIDQGDTTIDEATLRAVHLPPYAAAIRAGALNVMASYSSWQGLKLHAHRYLLTDVLKGELGFAGFVVSDWEALDQLDADYRACVVQAINAGIDMVMVPFDYERFIRCLRDAVQTGDVPEARVDDAVRRILNAKYALGLFGQSDEPALPLDVLGCEEHRALAREAVRKSLVLLKNERDALPLAAGADVLVIGEAADDVGAQCGGWTITWMGGHGPTTPGTTLLAGLRAALGGRVQYAPDGRADGRYGTAIVVLAEEPYAEGMGDRADLTLSAAQTELLARARAVSDRVVLVLLSGRPLIVTEQVAGVDAFVAAWLPGTEGDGVADVLTGAHPFTGRLEYSWPSRLDDLRDPQAPLFARGAGLSAQVVPQLT; this is encoded by the coding sequence ATGACGCACCCCCTCACCCCGCAAGGCCAGCAGTTCGTGGAGGACCTGCTGGCCCAGATGACCCTCGACGAAAAGATCGGGCAGATGACCCAGCCTGAGAAGAACAGCGTGAAGGGCGGCGACGTGGCCCGCCTCGCGCTCGGCTCCCTGCTGAGCGGCGGCGGCGGCAACCCCGAGCCGAACACGCCGGAAACCTGGCGGGACATGGTCCTCGGTTTCGCCCGCGAGGCCCGCACGTCCCGGCTCGGCATTCCGCTGCTGTACGGCGTGGACGCCGTGCACGGCCACAACAACGTTGTCGGCGCGACGATCTTCCCGCACAACATCGGCCTGGGCGCCACGCGCGATGCGGACCTCGTGCGGCGCATCGGGCGCGCCACCGCGCGCGAAGTGAGCGCCACTGGCGTCCGCTGGGACTTCGCGCCGGCGGTGAGCATCCCTCAGGACGTCCGCTGGGGCCGTACGTACGAGGGCTACAGTCAGGACACCGGCGTGGTGAGCGAACTCGCGACCGCGTTCATCGAGGGTCTGCGCGGCGACGCGTGGAACACGCCCACCAGCGTCCTGCCGAGCGTGAAGCACTTCGTCGCGGACGCCGCCACGAACTGGGGGTCGTCCACGCGCGTGAACCGTGACACCCTGAACGTGGACCGCACGCTCGCCATCGCGCAGATGGGCGAGAGCTTCGTGGACCTCCTCGATAAGGGCGCGTGGCAGATCGACCAGGGTGACACCACCATTGACGAGGCGACGCTGCGCGCCGTGCACCTCCCGCCGTACGCGGCGGCGATCCGCGCGGGCGCGCTGAACGTCATGGCGTCGTACAGCAGCTGGCAGGGCCTGAAACTCCACGCGCACCGGTACCTGCTCACGGACGTCCTCAAAGGTGAGCTGGGCTTCGCGGGGTTCGTGGTGAGCGACTGGGAAGCCCTCGACCAGCTCGACGCGGACTACCGCGCGTGCGTCGTGCAGGCCATCAACGCCGGCATCGACATGGTGATGGTGCCGTTCGATTACGAGCGGTTCATCCGCTGCCTGCGTGACGCCGTGCAGACCGGCGACGTACCCGAGGCGCGCGTGGACGACGCCGTGCGGCGCATCCTGAACGCCAAGTACGCGCTCGGGCTGTTCGGGCAGTCGGACGAGCCGGCCCTGCCGCTGGACGTGCTGGGCTGCGAAGAGCACCGCGCGCTCGCGCGTGAGGCCGTGCGGAAATCCCTCGTGCTGCTCAAGAACGAGCGGGACGCCCTGCCGCTCGCGGCGGGCGCGGACGTGCTGGTGATCGGCGAGGCGGCGGACGATGTCGGCGCGCAGTGCGGCGGGTGGACCATCACGTGGATGGGCGGGCACGGCCCGACGACGCCCGGCACGACCCTGCTGGCGGGCCTGCGCGCCGCGCTGGGCGGACGCGTGCAGTACGCGCCGGACGGGCGAGCGGACGGACGGTACGGCACGGCGATCGTGGTGCTCGCGGAGGAACCCTACGCGGAAGGCATGGGGGACCGCGCGGACCTGACGCTGAGCGCCGCGCAGACGGAACTGCTCGCGCGCGCGCGCGCCGTGAGTGACCGCGTGGTGCTGGTGCTGCTGTCAGGCCGCCCGCTGATCGTCACGGAGCAGGTCGCGGGCGTGGACGCGTTCGTGGCCGCGTGGCTGCCCGGCACCGAGGGGGACGGCGTGGCCGACGTGCTGACCGGCGCGCACCCGTTCACGGGCCGCCTGGAGTACAGCTGGCCGAGCCGCCTGGACGACCTGCGCGACCCGCAGGCGCCGCTGTTCGCGCGGGGCGCTGGCCTGAGCGCGCAGGTCGTCCCGCAACTCACCTGA
- a CDS encoding glycoside hydrolase family 30 protein translates to MLQALKLSLLSALLLAACTQSPAPTTADAPRVHPGMGLRAASVDRSRLISWDGARTFDFNGAVDASTITVNENEVLQEIDGFGAALTDSSAWLIQNKLSAAQRNAVMQALFGFNDGNASISYLRLPLGGPDFALSHYTFDDSCCDLNGFSIDHDRAYIIPLARQAKSIDGSLNFMATPWSAPAWMKTSGQLGTGKLNPASYPAYATYLRRAYDDYRAAGVTFDAMTIQNEPQFEPGSYPGMKYEWYDELNFVRDHLAPRMSGTGVKLLTFDHNWGMAWYPRAVLNEGGALYAGSAWHCYGGNVSAMTDVHNAYPNEGIYLTECSGTHGNGTFAGNLTWNMQHLFIGGVRNWAKTVLLWNLALDPSGNPHTGGCSTCRGVITINPSSGQVTYNEAFYAIARFVWPGARRIGSSNSRDGRFISAAFRNTNGRKAVVVLNQSAGTGTFRVVAGGPWR, encoded by the coding sequence ATGCTTCAGGCACTCAAGCTCTCGCTGCTTTCCGCCCTGCTGCTCGCCGCGTGCACGCAGAGCCCCGCGCCCACCACCGCCGACGCGCCGCGCGTCCACCCGGGCATGGGGCTGCGCGCCGCGTCCGTGGACCGCAGCCGCCTGATCAGCTGGGACGGCGCCCGCACCTTCGACTTCAACGGCGCCGTCGACGCGAGCACCATCACCGTCAACGAGAACGAGGTGCTGCAGGAAATCGACGGGTTCGGCGCGGCGCTCACGGACAGCAGCGCTTGGCTGATTCAGAACAAACTCAGCGCCGCGCAACGCAACGCCGTTATGCAGGCGCTGTTTGGCTTCAACGACGGGAACGCCAGCATCAGCTACCTGCGGCTCCCGCTGGGCGGGCCGGACTTCGCGCTCAGCCACTACACCTTCGACGACTCCTGCTGCGACCTGAACGGCTTCAGCATCGACCACGACCGCGCGTACATCATCCCGCTCGCGCGGCAGGCGAAAAGCATCGACGGCAGCCTGAACTTCATGGCGACGCCGTGGAGCGCACCCGCCTGGATGAAGACGAGCGGGCAGCTGGGGACCGGGAAGCTGAACCCGGCTTCTTATCCGGCCTACGCGACCTACCTGCGCCGCGCGTACGACGACTACCGCGCCGCCGGCGTGACGTTCGACGCCATGACCATCCAGAACGAACCGCAGTTCGAGCCGGGCAGCTACCCCGGCATGAAGTACGAGTGGTACGACGAGCTGAACTTCGTTCGGGATCACCTCGCGCCGCGCATGAGCGGCACCGGCGTGAAGCTGCTGACGTTCGACCACAACTGGGGCATGGCCTGGTACCCGCGCGCCGTCCTGAACGAGGGAGGCGCGCTGTACGCGGGGTCCGCGTGGCACTGCTATGGCGGGAACGTGAGCGCCATGACGGACGTGCACAACGCGTACCCGAACGAGGGCATCTACCTGACGGAGTGCTCCGGCACGCACGGGAACGGCACGTTCGCCGGCAACCTCACGTGGAACATGCAGCACCTGTTCATCGGCGGCGTGCGCAACTGGGCGAAGACGGTGCTGCTGTGGAACCTCGCGCTCGACCCGAGCGGGAACCCGCACACCGGCGGGTGCAGCACCTGCCGGGGCGTCATCACCATCAACCCGTCGAGTGGGCAGGTGACGTACAACGAGGCGTTCTACGCGATCGCGCGGTTCGTATGGCCGGGCGCGCGCCGCATCGGCAGCAGCAACAGCCGCGACGGGCGCTTCATCAGCGCGGCGTTCCGCAACACGAACGGCCGCAAGGCCGTCGTCGTGCTGAACCAGAGTGCGGGCACCGGCACCTTCCGCGTGGTGGCGGGCGGTCCGTGGCGGTGA
- a CDS encoding heme ABC transporter ATP-binding protein, translated as MTPAHATPSIDVHALHATIAGRTLLEDITFSVQAGELLAIVGRNGAGKSTLLKHLTGELRARGVQLFGLPLERHAPARLARQRAVLPQNTPLTFAYDVLDVVLLGRLPHGRGETPADRDIARACLDRVGLSGFEGRNILTLSGGEQQRVHLARVLAQLHGTPGPRALLLDEPTSALDLAHQHAALRTALSLCDEGVAVIAVLHDLNLAAQYARRVLMLDAGRVRAWGTPHDVLTPAHIQAAFGHPVLVTPHPCLQCPLIISAS; from the coding sequence ATGACGCCCGCGCACGCCACGCCCAGCATCGACGTGCACGCCCTGCACGCCACCATCGCGGGCCGCACGTTGCTGGAAGACATCACCTTCAGCGTCCAGGCAGGCGAGCTGCTCGCCATCGTCGGCCGCAACGGTGCGGGGAAAAGCACCCTGCTCAAGCACCTCACGGGGGAGCTTCGCGCGCGCGGCGTGCAGCTGTTCGGGTTGCCGCTGGAGCGCCACGCGCCCGCTCGCCTCGCCCGGCAGCGCGCCGTCCTCCCGCAGAACACGCCCCTCACGTTCGCGTATGACGTGCTGGACGTCGTGCTGCTGGGCCGCCTGCCGCACGGGCGCGGCGAGACGCCCGCCGACCGCGACATCGCCCGCGCGTGCCTGGACCGCGTGGGCCTGAGCGGCTTCGAGGGCCGCAACATCCTCACGCTGTCCGGCGGGGAGCAGCAGCGCGTGCACCTCGCGCGGGTCCTCGCGCAGCTGCACGGCACGCCCGGCCCGCGCGCGCTGCTGCTCGACGAGCCCACCAGCGCCCTCGACCTCGCGCATCAGCACGCCGCGCTCCGCACCGCCCTGAGCCTGTGCGACGAGGGCGTCGCCGTGATCGCCGTGCTGCACGACCTGAACCTCGCCGCGCAGTACGCGCGGCGCGTGCTGATGCTCGACGCGGGTCGCGTGCGCGCCTGGGGCACCCCGCACGACGTGCTCACGCCCGCGCACATTCAGGCGGCGTTCGGGCACCCAGTGCTGGTCACGCCGCACCCGTGCCTGCAGTGCCCGCTGATCATCAGCGCGTCCTGA
- a CDS encoding FecCD family ABC transporter permease has protein sequence MTPRTDAPHATRPARSVPALRRTLALIALPALLLASVVLSVGTGAVHLAPLQVLSVLLDPLGVPALAPYDEQQAAVLNVIRLPRVVLGALIGAGLAVAGAAMQGLFRNPLADPGLLGISSGASLAAALSIVLGVHVFGAYTLPVAAFVGSLLATAAIYLLAQERGRLSVPTMLLSGIAVNALCGAGTGLMTFLATDEQLRSITFWQLGSLGGATWPAVLSAAPFILSGVLLLPLLARALNALMLGESGAAHLGVPVSAVKWTVVGLVALSVGAGVAAAGAIGFVGLVVPHLIRLLVGPNHRTLLPASALLGATLLVLADLLARTIVTPAELPIGIVTAFLGAPFFLFLIRAGRGRSAA, from the coding sequence GTGACACCCCGAACGGACGCTCCACACGCCACCCGGCCCGCCCGGTCCGTGCCCGCGCTGCGGCGCACGCTCGCACTGATCGCCCTGCCCGCGCTGCTGCTCGCCAGCGTCGTCCTGTCGGTCGGCACGGGCGCCGTGCACCTCGCGCCGCTGCAGGTCCTGTCCGTCCTGCTCGACCCGCTCGGCGTGCCCGCCCTCGCCCCGTACGACGAGCAGCAGGCCGCCGTCCTGAACGTCATCCGCCTGCCACGCGTGGTGCTCGGCGCGCTGATCGGCGCGGGCCTCGCCGTGGCAGGCGCGGCCATGCAGGGGTTGTTCCGCAACCCACTCGCCGACCCGGGCCTGCTCGGCATCAGCAGCGGCGCCAGCCTCGCGGCTGCCCTCAGCATCGTCCTCGGCGTGCACGTGTTCGGCGCGTACACCCTGCCCGTTGCCGCGTTCGTCGGCAGCCTGCTCGCCACCGCCGCCATCTACCTGCTCGCGCAGGAACGCGGGCGCCTCAGCGTCCCCACCATGCTGCTGAGCGGCATTGCCGTGAACGCCCTGTGCGGCGCCGGCACCGGCCTCATGACGTTCCTCGCCACCGACGAGCAGCTGCGCAGCATCACCTTCTGGCAGCTCGGGTCGCTCGGCGGCGCCACCTGGCCGGCCGTGCTGAGCGCCGCGCCGTTCATCCTGAGCGGCGTGCTGCTGCTCCCGCTGCTCGCCCGCGCCCTGAACGCCCTGATGCTCGGCGAGAGCGGCGCCGCGCACCTCGGCGTGCCCGTCAGCGCCGTCAAATGGACCGTCGTGGGCCTCGTCGCCCTCAGCGTCGGTGCGGGCGTCGCCGCGGCCGGCGCGATCGGCTTCGTCGGCCTCGTCGTCCCGCACCTCATCCGGCTGCTCGTCGGCCCGAACCACCGCACGCTCCTGCCCGCCAGCGCGCTGCTCGGCGCGACCCTGCTGGTCCTCGCGGACCTGCTCGCGCGCACCATCGTCACCCCCGCCGAACTGCCCATCGGCATCGTCACCGCGTTTCTCGGCGCGCCGTTCTTCCTGTTCCTGATCCGCGCCGGACGCGGGCGGAGCGCCGCATGA
- a CDS encoding SIP domain-containing protein: MTTLTPIPHEQQQSTLDHVNEDHRPELLLTAHELGGATWAHDALLDALYEEGFRLALRADERHEQLFIPYPTPDGAAHERLRAAVGVARERRAARDGTEAPTTPIWFDGRVHAATDVTLHLRRVTLRHVTPDRAALTWQPGDAARVALNAQHDLGYTRPYTLRAANADAAEITFDVYHHDDTPGSRWVRALHPGDAVAFYGTRAETLPAWGERPLLAGDETALPTIAALLERWTHPYAPTVLLELQDPADRAYLHGVARPDGTFIHWVMPDADGGLALPDAVRALPHAPTGVWAAAETRAARALRAHLQDERGLPRTALNVTAYWKRAARA; this comes from the coding sequence TTGACCACCCTGACCCCCATCCCCCACGAACAGCAACAAAGCACCCTCGACCACGTCAACGAGGACCACCGCCCTGAACTGCTCCTCACCGCCCACGAACTCGGCGGCGCCACCTGGGCGCACGACGCCCTCCTCGACGCCCTCTACGAAGAAGGCTTCCGGCTGGCGCTGCGCGCCGACGAACGCCACGAGCAGCTCTTCATTCCGTACCCCACCCCGGATGGCGCCGCGCACGAACGCCTCCGCGCCGCCGTCGGCGTCGCCCGCGAACGCCGCGCCGCGCGCGACGGCACCGAAGCGCCCACCACGCCCATCTGGTTCGACGGGCGCGTTCACGCCGCCACGGACGTCACCCTGCACCTGCGCCGCGTCACCCTGCGGCACGTCACGCCCGACCGCGCGGCCCTCACGTGGCAGCCCGGCGACGCCGCCCGCGTCGCCCTGAACGCCCAGCACGACCTCGGCTACACCCGCCCGTACACCCTGCGCGCCGCGAACGCCGACGCCGCCGAAATCACCTTCGACGTGTACCACCACGACGACACGCCCGGCTCCCGCTGGGTGCGCGCCCTGCACCCCGGCGACGCCGTCGCGTTCTACGGCACCCGCGCCGAAACGCTCCCCGCCTGGGGCGAACGCCCGCTGCTCGCCGGCGACGAAACGGCCCTGCCCACCATCGCCGCGCTGCTGGAACGCTGGACGCACCCATACGCCCCCACCGTCCTGCTCGAACTCCAGGACCCCGCCGACCGCGCGTACCTGCACGGCGTCGCCCGCCCGGACGGCACGTTCATCCACTGGGTCATGCCAGACGCAGACGGCGGCCTCGCCCTGCCCGACGCCGTCCGCGCCCTCCCGCACGCCCCGACCGGCGTGTGGGCGGCGGCCGAGACGCGCGCCGCCCGCGCGCTGCGCGCTCACCTGCAGGACGAACGCGGCCTGCCGCGCACCGCCCTGAACGTCACCGCCTACTGGAAACGCGCCGCGCGCGCCTGA
- a CDS encoding antibiotic biosynthesis monooxygenase family protein, with the protein MITVMNRIAVNPDYAQQFEARFRDRARLVDGMPGFISNQVLRPVNPGDPYIVLTLWESRAHFEAWTRSDAFAQGHARSGSLPKEAFAGPSRLEVHEVFQDSTRPDLADEPRSGPFNPHG; encoded by the coding sequence ATGATCACCGTCATGAACCGCATTGCCGTGAACCCCGACTACGCCCAGCAGTTCGAAGCGCGCTTCCGCGACCGCGCGCGCCTTGTGGACGGGATGCCCGGCTTCATCAGCAACCAGGTGCTCCGCCCCGTCAACCCCGGCGACCCGTACATCGTGCTGACCCTCTGGGAGAGCCGCGCGCACTTCGAGGCGTGGACGCGCTCCGACGCGTTCGCGCAGGGCCACGCCCGCAGCGGCAGCCTGCCCAAAGAAGCCTTCGCCGGACCCAGCCGACTGGAAGTCCACGAGGTCTTCCAGGATTCGACGCGCCCGGACCTCGCGGACGAGCCCCGCAGCGGCCCGTTCAACCCGCACGGCTGA